One genomic region from Delphinus delphis chromosome 14, mDelDel1.2, whole genome shotgun sequence encodes:
- the FUT9 gene encoding 4-galactosyl-N-acetylglucosaminide 3-alpha-L-fucosyltransferase 9 — MTSASKGILRPFLIVCIILGCFMACLLIYIKPTNSWIFNPMESASTVLKMKNFFSTKTDYFNETTILIWVWPFGQTFDLTSCQAMFNIQGCHLTTDRSLYNKSHAVLIHHRDISWDLTNLPQQARPPFQKWIWMNLESPTHTPQKSGIEHLFNLTLTYRRDSDIQVPYGFLTVSTNPFVFEVPSKEKLVCWVVSNWNPEHARVKYYNELSKSIEIHTYGQAFGEYVNDKNLIPTISTCKFYLSFENSIHKDYITEKLYNAFLAGSVPVVLGPSRENYENYIPADSFIHVEDYNSPSELAKYLKEVDKNNKLYLSYFNWRKDFTVNLPRFWESHACLACDHVKRHQEYKSVGNLEKWFWN, encoded by the coding sequence ATGACCTCGGCATCCAAAGGAATTCTCCGCCCATTTTTAATCGTCTGCATTATCCTGGGCTGCTTCATGGCATGTCTGCTCATTTACATCAAGCCCACCAACAGCTGGATCTTCAATCCGATGGAGTCAGCCAGCACTgtgctgaaaatgaaaaatttcttcTCCACCAAAACTGATTATTTTAACGAAACTACGATTCTGATTTGGGTGTGGCCATTTGGGCAGACCTTTGACCTTACATCTTGCCAAGCAATGTTCAACATCCAAGGATGCCATCTCACGACGGACCGGTCCCTGTACAACAAATCGCACGCGGTTCTGATCCATCACCGAGACATCAGTTGGGATCTGACTAATTTACCTCAGCAGGCGAGGCCACCCTTCCAGAAATGGATTTGGATGAATTTGGAATCACCAACTCACACACCCCAGAAGAGCGGCATTGAGCATCTGTTCAACCTGACTCTGACTTATCGCCGCGACTCAGATATCCAAGTGCCTTATGGCTTCTTGACGGTGAGCACAAACCCCTTCGTGTTTGAAGTGCCAAGCAAAGAGAAGTTAGTGTGCTGGGTTGTAAGTAACTGGAACCCTGAGCATGCCAGGGTCAAGTATTACAATGAGCTAAGCAAAAGCATTGAAATCCATACCTATGGGCAAGCATTTGGAGAGTATGTGAATGATAAAAATTTGATTCCTACCATATCTACTTGCaaattttatctttcctttgaAAACTCAATCCACAAAGATTACATCACAGAAAAGCTCTACAATGCTTTTCTGGCTGGCTCTGTGCCTGTTGTTTTGGGGCCATCTAGGGAAAACTATGAGAATTATATTCCagcagattcattcattcatgtggaAGATTATAACTCTCCCAGTGAGCTAGCAAAGTATCTGAAGGAAGtagataaaaacaataaattatacCTTAGTTACTTTAACTGGAGGAAAGATTTCACAGTAAATCTTCCACGATTTTGGGAATCACATGCATGCTTGGCTTGTGACCATGTGAAAAGACATCAAGAATATAAATCTGTTGGTAATTTAGAGAAATGGTTTTGGAATTAA